acaagaataatgaTACAAGACACTTAATAGCAAAACTGTTCGTGACTTCTGAGATTcttggaagaaaaacaaaatgaggaaGCTTCTACGGTaatgagattaaaaaaacaacaacaaaaaaaacatgtCTATGTTTGCCAGCCACATTGCAGAATTGAACAAGTCACCTGTCGTTTTCCGCTTAACACAGGAGAGATGAGTTGGTCTAGTATATTTGATAGCAGgttttaaaatgaatttcctgGAAGGAGAGTGGGCCTGAACTTCTGTTTTTTTAGCAAGTTCAGCCTTCTTATAAACTGCTATgaataagaaaacacaaaaagcataccatcaggaaaaaaaataaaacacttggaTCAAAACTGAACAAAATTTCATAGATAATTAGTTACCACTGTTAGGCAGTTTCTTCTATAAAAGAATAATActgaattatttcaaaaacatttttaaagaagtgatTGTTAAATgaaccttttttccttctcactTCATCTCTGGAGACTGTGCTAGGTTCCTTTTTAGCTATTTTTCTTTCAGGAGTGGAAATTCTGCCTCTCCCGGTTTTAAAAGGCTTTTCTTTTCTATGTTTCTCGAGAGATGGTCTCCGAGCTTCCTTTTCAGCTTTCTCCTCTTTAGGAATAGTTTCTAACTGTTCTGTCATGATGCTTCTATCATCATCTGTGGATCAAAGCAAATcatcacaacaacaacaacgaaagCATTAGTAACCAATGTACAACATCCTCTGCATCGTTAACAAAATGCAAAATAGATAAAgggacatttaaaaatgtttaaagtgaaaaaaattcccATTAGATTATTGGGtttgatgaaaaaaataataatgcacaCCTTGAGTGTCAACCCAGAGGCTGTCAGCGTCCATGATGGAGTCGTCGATGGTGGTCTCATCTTTGTAATCATCATAGGTTTCTGTCTTATATTCTGACAGTGCAACCTCCTCTCTCTCAGGGGAAGCGGGAGCCTCTGGGGAGCCATCCCTGGGTTCTGCCTGGGCTTCAGCTGCCACTTCAACTTCAAGCTCTTCTTCATCGTGAGGGGATGGTCTCCTTTCCATCTCAGGCTGCTCTAGGGCTGCAAATCGCACACTGTGCGACCCTGACTCCCCTTCATCAGTTGTGGTTTGCACGACGGTGATGAAATCATCCTCGATGGTCACAACAGATTCAATCACTCCTTTGTGTTCACCAGGGCAAGTCTCCACAAATTCTTCCTTGACACCTGGGACGCCCAGGTCAGCAATCTGAAGGGTGTCTGAGCGGAAGAGCAGTTTATCATATTCTCCCCGGGCTTCTATCTCTTCCTCCTCACCTGGTGCCTCTGCTGGTTTGGACACAACTGCTTCAGGCACTGGCTCTGTAACATCTGAGGGTGTGATGGATATATCTGGGGTctccttgctttcttcttttgGCAGCTGAATAGATTCCATCTGGACCTCAGCTCTCTCATCTGTGGCTAAATCACCCTCTGAAACAGCAGGTGGGCAAGGTATTTCCACTGACAATTTGATGGCAATCTCGTCTTGGATTAGAGATGACTCTGGAGATGTTTCCTTCTTGCCTTCTTCGGGTTTCAAGGACTCCATGGTGAGGCTTTCATGCTCACCACTAGATTCATAGGACTCCTCTTTGTCCACAGCCTCCTGATGCACCAAGTCAGGTTTGGCCACCTTCTCTTTGACTTCTGTCTCATTCACTTTGGCACCTTCTTTCATGTGGCCAGGCTCAGCACCCATAAATGCATCTGCCTCCTGAGGTGTTTTGGATGAGGGGGTCATGTCCTGGGTAGCTTCGAGTTTaacctctgctgcctttccagcaTCTAGGTGTAGCCCTGCAGCCATTTGTCCAAAATCACTGATCTGAACATCCAGTTGACCCTGGTCACCTTTCTTGGCAGGAAAATCCAGTTCTTGCTCAGCTTGTTTGGATGGTTCTACCTCGGCTACCTCTGGCACTGAACTAAgaactttctctgctttctcagatggTGCTTCTTTTGATGTTGTCAGTTCTTTGGCTGGAGCTTGTTCATAGCTCACTGCTAATCCAATTGTTTCAACTTTATCATCAGCCTCTTCTGTTTCCTTGGCATGTTCTTTGGAATCAACATGTTCTTCACCCTTTTCTAGTACAGTATCAAGCTTATCATTAGCTTTCCTCTCCTGGTCATACTCCCTACCCAGTCCAGACTTGTCACCAGAGATAAGTGGAGAGGAGGATTCTTTCTCAGCACCCAACTCGTCTTTGACTCTCCCGGCAGCTGCCAGCTTTACTTCAATCAATGAAAGGTCTGTGGCCAAATCTCTTCGAACTTTGTCATCAGTGCCTTCATAAAAGGCACCACTGTCCCCTGATACATTCTCACTGTCTTGAACAGGTGATGGGAGAGGAACTGTGTATTTATTGAACACACAGTAGCCCAGATCTTCAAGCTGACTGTctgtttttacaatgacatggtTTTCATCCATCACAGGTGGCAAGCCAGTGCTGCTTTCCTCAACTACTGTCTCCGATGGGACTGATTTCCTTCTGGCAACCTCAGCATCTGCACTCACAGAAGCTAATCTTGACCTTGTGCCTGCCAGATCCAGCATTTCAGGTAGGTCAGGGGCCATGACGGTACCATTTTTATAATACTCTTTGGCTAGGGACAATGACTCAGAGGTTGTCTCAATTTGAGTATTTTCCTCTCTGGCAGCTTTTTCTTCCTGTATCggcttttcttcctctttgcttTCAACTGGGAAGCAAGGGGCCTTCTCCAGTGCAGGTGTGGTGGCTGGAAGGTAATCGTCCCCTTCATCCATACTTCCACTAGTGTTGGTTAGAATGTCAGAAGCCAGAGGAGAAAGATCATGCCCCCGACCAAAGTTAAATCCAAGGGCTATGGAATCCAGGCATGACATGGGCAAATTGATTGACATGCTTCTTTGTTCTATTGCAGACCTACCACCAAGTCCTAAACTCCTGCTAAGTGTCAGGTCGTCCTTATTCTTACTGTGAAGATCTCGTTTCTCTCCATACACTTTTGGATCAATAGTGAACATTCTCTCTTGAGGAGAACTGGGTTCTTCAGGTAGATCAGACTGGTAAGTCTGTGCAAGAGTACTGTACCCTGCTTCTTGGGCTGGAACACTGGGTTGGGATTCTTTTCCTGCCTGAAGTTCCTTGTCACCATTTTTGTGTGTAGGAGATACAGCGTCAATAGACTCACGGGCGCTTTCTCTTGTGTCACTGAGTTCATAGTAGTCACTGCTCAACTGAATGCTTTTAGTCACTTCTTCTTTCAAAGCAGATGTTTCAAAGTACTTGGACATTCCTGATTTATCTTCATAAAATGGCAAGTCCAATTCAGCTGA
Above is a window of Oryctolagus cuniculus chromosome 3, mOryCun1.1, whole genome shotgun sequence DNA encoding:
- the MAP2 gene encoding microtubule-associated protein 2 isoform X22 yields the protein MADERKDEAKAPHWTSAPLTEAPAHPHPPELKDQGGAGEGLVRSANGFPYREDEEGAFGEHGSQAAYSNTKENGINGELTSADRETAEEVSARIVQVVTAEAVAVLKGEQEKEAQHKDQPAALPLAAEETANLPPSPPPSPASEQTVTVEEDLLTALKMDFPGQQELTPSAAEPLAKQEEESKKQSKPGEDFQHAALVSQPETTKISPDTKDVQGTEEEKAPPALFGHTVGDSLEDTKQKTEPSLVVPDIGLHAVPSAPKEQKDWFIEMPTEAKKDEWGLVAPVSPGPLTPMREKDVLEDIPKWEGKQFDSPMPSPFQGGSFTLPLDVMKNEIITETPPFAPALLQPDDKKYLPETSGPSAAKDSTKVEESHKDEPKKEAEAPGSEAITLPKDDHVPAVEENVMVKVLGEEKGAIIQESVQKKEISTPSGQEPTITEKEPQLMLEEKTLSDKDAVPKESEPPKLGDEETSIIQTSTEDTLSKEEQKGQEPSTAMLKQDSFPVNLEQPVTDSIVTSKISEKVVTEPATLNEKSVTQELPEEKVADKDKMEGVGAAKSAELDLPFYEDKSGMSKYFETSALKEEVTKSIQLSSDYYELSDTRESARESIDAVSPTHKNGDKELQAGKESQPSVPAQEAGYSTLAQTYQSDLPEEPSSPQERMFTIDPKVYGEKRDLHSKNKDDLTLSRSLGLGGRSAIEQRSMSINLPMSCLDSIALGFNFGRGHDLSPLASDILTNTSGSMDEGDDYLPATTPALEKAPCFPVESKEEEKPIQEEKAAREENTQIETTSESLSLAKEYYKNGTVMAPDLPEMLDLAGTRSRLASVSADAEVARRKSVPSETVVEESSTGLPPVMDENHVIVKTDSQLEDLGYCVFNKYTVPLPSPVQDSENVSGDSGAFYEGTDDKVRRDLATDLSLIEVKLAAAGRVKDELGAEKESSSPLISGDKSGLGREYDQERKANDKLDTVLEKGEEHVDSKEHAKETEEADDKVETIGLAVSYEQAPAKELTTSKEAPSEKAEKVLSSVPEVAEVEPSKQAEQELDFPAKKGDQGQLDVQISDFGQMAAGLHLDAGKAAEVKLEATQDMTPSSKTPQEADAFMGAEPGHMKEGAKVNETEVKEKVAKPDLVHQEAVDKEESYESSGEHESLTMESLKPEEGKKETSPESSLIQDEIAIKLSVEIPCPPAVSEGDLATDERAEVQMESIQLPKEESKETPDISITPSDVTEPVPEAVVSKPAEAPGEEEEIEARGEYDKLLFRSDTLQIADLGVPGVKEEFVETCPGEHKGVIESVVTIEDDFITVVQTTTDEGESGSHSVRFAALEQPEMERRPSPHDEEELEVEVAAEAQAEPRDGSPEAPASPEREEVALSEYKTETYDDYKDETTIDDSIMDADSLWVDTQDDDRSIMTEQLETIPKEEKAEKEARRPSLEKHRKEKPFKTGRGRISTPERKIAKKEPSTVSRDEVRRKKAVYKKAELAKKTEVQAHSPSRKFILKPAIKYTRPTHLSCVKRKTTAAGGESTQAPSVFKQAKDKVSDGVTRSPEKRSSLPRPSSILPPRRGVSGDRDENSFSLNSSISSARRTTRSEPIRRAGKSGTSTPTTPGSTAITPGTPPSYSSRTPGTPGTPSYPRTPHTPGTPKSAILVPSEKKVAIIRTPPKSPATPKQLRLINQPLPDLKNVKSKIGSTDNIKYQPKGGQVQIVTKKIDLSHVTSKCGSLKNIRHRPGGGRVKIESVKLDFKEKAQAKVGSLDNAHHVPGGGNVKIDSQKLNFREHAKARVDHGAEIITQSPSRSSVASPRRLSNVSSSGSINLLESPQLATLAEDVTAALAKQGL
- the MAP2 gene encoding microtubule-associated protein 2 isoform X19 → MADERKDEAKAPHWTSAPLTEAPAHPHPPELKDQGGAGEGLVRSANGFPYREDEEGAFGEHGSQAAYSNTKENGINGELTSADRETAEEVSARIVQVVTAEAVAVLKGEQEKEAQHKDQPAALPLAAEETANLPPSPPPSPASEQTVTVEEDLLTALKMDFPGQQELTPSAAEPLAKQEEESKKQSKPGEDFQHAALVSQPETTKISPDTKDVQGTEEEKAPPALFGHTVGDSLEDTKQKTEPSLVVPDIGLHAVPSAPKEQKDWFIEMPTEAKKDEWGLVAPVSPGPLTPMREKDVLEDIPKWEGKQFDSPMPSPFQGGSFTLPLDVMKNEIITETPPFAPALLQPDDKKYLPETSGPSAAKDSTKVEESHKDEPKKEAEAPGSEAITLPKDDHVPAVEENVMVKVLGEEKGAIIQESVQKKEISTPSGQEPTITEKEPQLMLEEKTLSDKDAVPKESEPPKLGDEETSIIQTSTEDTLSKEEQKGQEPSTAMLKQDSFPVNLEQPVTDSIVTSKISEKVVTEPATLNEKSVTQELPEEKVADKDKMEGVGAAKSAELDLPFYEDKSGMSKYFETSALKEEVTKSIQLSSDYYELSDTRESARESIDAVSPTHKNGDKELQAGKESQPSVPAQEAGYSTLAQTYQSDLPEEPSSPQERMFTIDPKVYGEKRDLHSKNKDDLTLSRSLGLGGRSAIEQRSMSINLPMSCLDSIALGFNFGRGHDLSPLASDILTNTSGSMDEGDDYLPATTPALEKAPCFPVESKEEEKPIQEEKAAREENTQIETTSESLSLAKEYYKNGTVMAPDLPEMLDLAGTRSRLASVSADAEVARRKSVPSETVVEESSTGLPPVMDENHVIVKTDSQLEDLGYCVFNKYTVPLPSPVQDSENVSGDSGAFYEGTDDKVRRDLATDLSLIEVKLAAAGRVKDELGAEKESSSPLISGDKSGLGREYDQERKANDKLDTVLEKGEEHVDSKEHAKETEEADDKVETIGLAVSYEQAPAKELTTSKEAPSEKAEKVLSSVPEVAEVEPSKQAEQELDFPAKKGDQGQLDVQISDFGQMAAGLHLDAGKAAEVKLEATQDMTPSSKTPQEADAFMGAEPGHMKEGAKVNETEVKEKVAKPDLVHQEAVDKEESYESSGEHESLTMESLKPEEGKKETSPESSLIQDEIAIKLSVEIPCPPAVSEGDLATDERAEVQMESIQLPKEESKETPDISITPSDVTEPVPEAVVSKPAEAPGEEEEIEARGEYDKLLFRSDTLQIADLGVPGVKEEFVETCPGEHKGVIESVVTIEDDFITVVQTTTDEGESGSHSVRFAALEQPEMERRPSPHDEEELEVEVAAEAQAEPRDGSPEAPASPEREEVALSEYKTETYDDYKDETTIDDSIMDADSLWVDTQDDDRSIMTEQLETIPKEEKAEKEARRPSLEKHRKEKPFKTGRGRISTPERKIAKKEPSTVSRDEVRRKKAVYKKAELAKKTEVQAHSPSRKFILKPAIKYTRPTHLSCVKRKTTAAGGESTQAPSVFKQAKDKVSDGVTRSPEKRSSLPRPSSILPPRRGVSGDRDENSFSLNSSISSARRTTRSEPIRRAGKSGTSTPTTPGSTAITPGTPPSYSSRTPGTPGTPSYPRTPHTPGTPKSAILVPSEKKVAIIRTPPKSPATPKQLRLINQPLPDLKNVKSKIGSTDNIKYQPKGGQVRILNQKIDFSKVQSRCGSKDNIKHSAGGGNVQIVTKKIDLSHVTSKCGSLKNIRHRPGGGRVKIESVKLDFKEKAQAKVGSLDNAHHVPGGGNVKIDSQKLNFREHAKARVDHGAEIITQSPSRSSVASPRRLSNVSSSGSINLLESPQLATLAEDVTAALAKQGL
- the MAP2 gene encoding microtubule-associated protein 2 isoform X16, whose amino-acid sequence is MADERKDEAKAPHWTSAPLTEAPAHPHPPELKDQGGAGEGLVRSANGFPYREDEEGAFGEHGSQAAYSNTKENGINGELTSADRETAEEVSARIVQVVTAEAVAVLKGEQEKEAQHKDQPAALPLAAEETANLPPSPPPSPASEQTVTVEEEEETLEYPVPEEEKPAALPEKECGAAKSSDQPQGLSEGPVESSAKAQIVPEESSPTGALHEQSVKEVTEVSPELKTPSSAREDLLTALKMDFPGQQELTPSAAEPLAKQEEESKKQSKPGEDFQHAALVSQPETTKISPDTKDVQGTEEEKAPPALFGHTVGDSLEDTKQKTEPSLVVPDIGLHAVPSAPKEQKDWFIEMPTEAKKDEWGLVAPVSPGPLTPMREKDVLEDIPKWEGKQFDSPMPSPFQGGSFTLPLDVMKNEIITETPPFAPALLQPDDKKYLPETSGPSAAKDSTKVEESHKDEPKKEAEAPGSEAITLPKDDHVPAVEENVMVKVLGEEKGAIIQESVQKKEISTPSGQEPTITEKEPQLMLEEKTLSDKDAVPKESEPPKLGDEETSIIQTSTEDTLSKEEQKGQEPSTAMLKQDSFPVNLEQPVTDSIVTSKISEKVVTEPATLNEKSVTQELPEEKVADKDKMEGVGAAKSAELDLPFYEDKSGMSKYFETSALKEEVTKSIQLSSDYYELSDTRESARESIDAVSPTHKNGDKELQAGKESQPSVPAQEAGYSTLAQTYQSDLPEEPSSPQERMFTIDPKVYGEKRDLHSKNKDDLTLSRSLGLGGRSAIEQRSMSINLPMSCLDSIALGFNFGRGHDLSPLASDILTNTSGSMDEGDDYLPATTPALEKAPCFPVESKEEEKPIQEEKAAREENTQIETTSESLSLAKEYYKNGTVMAPDLPEMLDLAGTRSRLASVSADAEVARRKSVPSETVVEESSTGLPPVMDENHVIVKTDSQLEDLGYCVFNKYTVPLPSPVQDSENVSGDSGAFYEGTDDKVRRDLATDLSLIEVKLAAAGRVKDELGAEKESSSPLISGDKSGLGREYDQERKANDKLDTVLEKGEEHVDSKEHAKETEEADDKVETIGLAVSYEQAPAKELTTSKEAPSEKAEKVLSSVPEVAEVEPSKQAEQELDFPAKKGDQGQLDVQISDFGQMAAGLHLDAGKAAEVKLEATQDMTPSSKTPQEADAFMGAEPGHMKEGAKVNETEVKEKVAKPDLVHQEAVDKEESYESSGEHESLTMESLKPEEGKKETSPESSLIQDEIAIKLSVEIPCPPAVSEGDLATDERAEVQMESIQLPKEESKETPDISITPSDVTEPVPEAVVSKPAEAPGEEEEIEARGEYDKLLFRSDTLQIADLGVPGVKEEFVETCPGEHKGVIESVVTIEDDFITVVQTTTDEGESGSHSVRFAALEQPEMERRPSPHDEEELEVEVAAEAQAEPRDGSPEAPASPEREEVALSEYKTETYDDYKDETTIDDSIMDADSLWVDTQDDDRSIMTEQLETIPKEEKAEKEARRPSLEKHRKEKPFKTGRGRISTPERKIAKKEPSTVSRDEVRRKKAVYKKAELAKKTEVQAHSPSRKFILKPAIKYTRPTHLSCVKRKTTAGGESTQAPSVFKQAKDKVSDGVTRSPEKRSSLPRPSSILPPRRGVSGDRDENSFSLNSSISSARRTTRSEPIRRAGKSGTSTPTTPGSTAITPGTPPSYSSRTPGTPGTPSYPRTPHTPGTPKSAILVPSEKKVAIIRTPPKSPATPKQLRLINQPLPDLKNVKSKIGSTDNIKYQPKGGQVQIVTKKIDLSHVTSKCGSLKNIRHRPGGGRVKIESVKLDFKEKAQAKVGSLDNAHHVPGGGNVKIDSQKLNFREHAKARVDHGAEIITQSPSRSSVASPRRLSNVSSSGSINLLESPQLATLAEDVTAALAKQGL
- the MAP2 gene encoding microtubule-associated protein 2 isoform X15 yields the protein MADERKDEAKAPHWTSAPLTEAPAHPHPPELKDQGGAGEGLVRSANGFPYREDEEGAFGEHGSQAAYSNTKENGINGELTSADRETAEEVSARIVQVVTAEAVAVLKGEQEKEAQHKDQPAALPLAAEETANLPPSPPPSPASEQTVTVEEEEETLEYPVPEEEKPAALPEKECGAAKSSDQPQGLSEGPVESSAKAQIVPEESSPTGALHEQSVKEVTEVSPELKTPSSAREDLLTALKMDFPGQQELTPSAAEPLAKQEEESKKQSKPGEDFQHAALVSQPETTKISPDTKDVQGTEEEKAPPALFGHTVGDSLEDTKQKTEPSLVVPDIGLHAVPSAPKEQKDWFIEMPTEAKKDEWGLVAPVSPGPLTPMREKDVLEDIPKWEGKQFDSPMPSPFQGGSFTLPLDVMKNEIITETPPFAPALLQPDDKKYLPETSGPSAAKDSTKVEESHKDEPKKEAEAPGSEAITLPKDDHVPAVEENVMVKVLGEEKGAIIQESVQKKEISTPSGQEPTITEKEPQLMLEEKTLSDKDAVPKESEPPKLGDEETSIIQTSTEDTLSKEEQKGQEPSTAMLKQDSFPVNLEQPVTDSIVTSKISEKVVTEPATLNEKSVTQELPEEKVADKDKMEGVGAAKSAELDLPFYEDKSGMSKYFETSALKEEVTKSIQLSSDYYELSDTRESARESIDAVSPTHKNGDKELQAGKESQPSVPAQEAGYSTLAQTYQSDLPEEPSSPQERMFTIDPKVYGEKRDLHSKNKDDLTLSRSLGLGGRSAIEQRSMSINLPMSCLDSIALGFNFGRGHDLSPLASDILTNTSGSMDEGDDYLPATTPALEKAPCFPVESKEEEKPIQEEKAAREENTQIETTSESLSLAKEYYKNGTVMAPDLPEMLDLAGTRSRLASVSADAEVARRKSVPSETVVEESSTGLPPVMDENHVIVKTDSQLEDLGYCVFNKYTVPLPSPVQDSENVSGDSGAFYEGTDDKVRRDLATDLSLIEVKLAAAGRVKDELGAEKESSSPLISGDKSGLGREYDQERKANDKLDTVLEKGEEHVDSKEHAKETEEADDKVETIGLAVSYEQAPAKELTTSKEAPSEKAEKVLSSVPEVAEVEPSKQAEQELDFPAKKGDQGQLDVQISDFGQMAAGLHLDAGKAAEVKLEATQDMTPSSKTPQEADAFMGAEPGHMKEGAKVNETEVKEKVAKPDLVHQEAVDKEESYESSGEHESLTMESLKPEEGKKETSPESSLIQDEIAIKLSVEIPCPPAVSEGDLATDERAEVQMESIQLPKEESKETPDISITPSDVTEPVPEAVVSKPAEAPGEEEEIEARGEYDKLLFRSDTLQIADLGVPGVKEEFVETCPGEHKGVIESVVTIEDDFITVVQTTTDEGESGSHSVRFAALEQPEMERRPSPHDEEELEVEVAAEAQAEPRDGSPEAPASPEREEVALSEYKTETYDDYKDETTIDDSIMDADSLWVDTQDDDRSIMTEQLETIPKEEKAEKEARRPSLEKHRKEKPFKTGRGRISTPERKIAKKEPSTVSRDEVRRKKVYKKAELAKKTEVQAHSPSRKFILKPAIKYTRPTHLSCVKRKTTAAGGESTQAPSVFKQAKDKVSDGVTRSPEKRSSLPRPSSILPPRRGVSGDRDENSFSLNSSISSARRTTRSEPIRRAGKSGTSTPTTPGSTAITPGTPPSYSSRTPGTPGTPSYPRTPHTPGTPKSAILVPSEKKVAIIRTPPKSPATPKQLRLINQPLPDLKNVKSKIGSTDNIKYQPKGGQVQIVTKKIDLSHVTSKCGSLKNIRHRPGGGRVKIESVKLDFKEKAQAKVGSLDNAHHVPGGGNVKIDSQKLNFREHAKARVDHGAEIITQSPSRSSVASPRRLSNVSSSGSINLLESPQLATLAEDVTAALAKQGL
- the MAP2 gene encoding microtubule-associated protein 2 isoform X14, which gives rise to MADERKDEAKAPHWTSAPLTEAPAHPHPPELKDQGGAGEGLVRSANGFPYREDEEGAFGEHGSQAAYSNTKENGINGELTSADRETAEEVSARIVQVVTAEAVAVLKGEQEKEAQHKDQPAALPLAAEETANLPPSPPPSPASEQTVTVEEEEETLEYPVPEEEKPAALPEKECGAAKSSDQPQGLSEGPVESSAKAQIVPEESSPTGALHEQSVKEVTEVSPELKTPSSAREDLLTALKMDFPGQQELTPSAAEPLAKQEEESKKQSKPGEDFQHAALVSQPETTKISPDTKDVQGTEEEKAPPALFGHTVGDSLEDTKQKTEPSLVVPDIGLHAVPSAPKEQKDWFIEMPTEAKKDEWGLVAPVSPGPLTPMREKDVLEDIPKWEGKQFDSPMPSPFQGGSFTLPLDVMKNEIITETPPFAPALLQPDDKKYLPETSGPSAAKDSTKVEESHKDEPKKEAEAPGSEAITLPKDDHVPAVEENVMVKVLGEEKGAIIQESVQKKEISTPSGQEPTITEKEPQLMLEEKTLSDKDAVPKESEPPKLGDEETSIIQTSTEDTLSKEEQKGQEPSTAMLKQDSFPVNLEQPVTDSIVTSKISEKVVTEPATLNEKSVTQELPEEKVADKDKMEGVGAAKSAELDLPFYEDKSGMSKYFETSALKEEVTKSIQLSSDYYELSDTRESARESIDAVSPTHKNGDKELQAGKESQPSVPAQEAGYSTLAQTYQSDLPEEPSSPQERMFTIDPKVYGEKRDLHSKNKDDLTLSRSLGLGGRSAIEQRSMSINLPMSCLDSIALGFNFGRGHDLSPLASDILTNTSGSMDEGDDYLPATTPALEKAPCFPVESKEEEKPIQEEKAAREENTQIETTSESLSLAKEYYKNGTVMAPDLPEMLDLAGTRSRLASVSADAEVARRKSVPSETVVEESSTGLPPVMDENHVIVKTDSQLEDLGYCVFNKYTVPLPSPVQDSENVSGDSGAFYEGTDDKVRRDLATDLSLIEVKLAAAGRVKDELGAEKESSSPLISGDKSGLGREYDQERKANDKLDTVLEKGEEHVDSKEHAKETEEADDKVETIGLAVSYEQAPAKELTTSKEAPSEKAEKVLSSVPEVAEVEPSKQAEQELDFPAKKGDQGQLDVQISDFGQMAAGLHLDAGKAAEVKLEATQDMTPSSKTPQEADAFMGAEPGHMKEGAKVNETEVKEKVAKPDLVHQEAVDKEESYESSGEHESLTMESLKPEEGKKETSPESSLIQDEIAIKLSVEIPCPPAVSEGDLATDERAEVQMESIQLPKEESKETPDISITPSDVTEPVPEAVVSKPAEAPGEEEEIEARGEYDKLLFRSDTLQIADLGVPGVKEEFVETCPGEHKGVIESVVTIEDDFITVVQTTTDEGESGSHSVRFAALEQPEMERRPSPHDEEELEVEVAAEAQAEPRDGSPEAPASPEREEVALSEYKTETYDDYKDETTIDDSIMDADSLWVDTQDDDRSIMTEQLETIPKEEKAEKEARRPSLEKHRKEKPFKTGRGRISTPERKIAKKEPSTVSRDEVRRKKAVYKKAELAKKTEVQAHSPSRKFILKPAIKYTRPTHLSCVKRKTTAAGGESTQAPSVFKQAKDKVSDGVTRSPEKRSSLPRPSSILPPRRGVSGDRDENSFSLNSSISSARRTTRSEPIRRAGKSGTSTPTTPGSTAITPGTPPSYSSRTPGTPGTPSYPRTPHTPGTPKSAILVPSEKKVAIIRTPPKSPATPKQLRLINQPLPDLKNVKSKIGSTDNIKYQPKGGQVQIVTKKIDLSHVTSKCGSLKNIRHRPGGGRVKIESVKLDFKEKAQAKVGSLDNAHHVPGGGNVKIDSQKLNFREHAKARVDHGAEIITQSPSRSSVASPRRLSNVSSSGSINLLESPQLATLAEDVTAALAKQGL
- the MAP2 gene encoding microtubule-associated protein 2 isoform X17 encodes the protein MADERKDEAKAPHWTSAPLTEAPAHPHPPELKDQGGAGEGLVRSANGFPYREDEEGAFGEHGSQAAYSNTKENGINGELTSADRETAEEVSARIVQVVTAEAVAVLKGEQEKEAQHKDQPAALPLAAEETANLPPSPPPSPASEQTVTVEEEEETLEYPVPEEEKPAALPEKECGAAKSSDQPQGLSEGPVESSAKAQIVPEESSPTGALHEQSVKEVTEVSPELKTPSSAREALKMDFPGQQELTPSAAEPLAKQEEESKKQSKPGEDFQHAALVSQPETTKISPDTKDVQGTEEEKAPPALFGHTVGDSLEDTKQKTEPSLVVPDIGLHAVPSAPKEQKDWFIEMPTEAKKDEWGLVAPVSPGPLTPMREKDVLEDIPKWEGKQFDSPMPSPFQGGSFTLPLDVMKNEIITETPPFAPALLQPDDKKYLPETSGPSAAKDSTKVEESHKDEPKKEAEAPGSEAITLPKDDHVPAVEENVMVKVLGEEKGAIIQESVQKKEISTPSGQEPTITEKEPQLMLEEKTLSDKDAVPKESEPPKLGDEETSIIQTSTEDTLSKEEQKGQEPSTAMLKQDSFPVNLEQPVTDSIVTSKISEKVVTEPATLNEKSVTQELPEEKVADKDKMEGVGAAKSAELDLPFYEDKSGMSKYFETSALKEEVTKSIQLSSDYYELSDTRESARESIDAVSPTHKNGDKELQAGKESQPSVPAQEAGYSTLAQTYQSDLPEEPSSPQERMFTIDPKVYGEKRDLHSKNKDDLTLSRSLGLGGRSAIEQRSMSINLPMSCLDSIALGFNFGRGHDLSPLASDILTNTSGSMDEGDDYLPATTPALEKAPCFPVESKEEEKPIQEEKAAREENTQIETTSESLSLAKEYYKNGTVMAPDLPEMLDLAGTRSRLASVSADAEVARRKSVPSETVVEESSTGLPPVMDENHVIVKTDSQLEDLGYCVFNKYTVPLPSPVQDSENVSGDSGAFYEGTDDKVRRDLATDLSLIEVKLAAAGRVKDELGAEKESSSPLISGDKSGLGREYDQERKANDKLDTVLEKGEEHVDSKEHAKETEEADDKVETIGLAVSYEQAPAKELTTSKEAPSEKAEKVLSSVPEVAEVEPSKQAEQELDFPAKKGDQGQLDVQISDFGQMAAGLHLDAGKAAEVKLEATQDMTPSSKTPQEADAFMGAEPGHMKEGAKVNETEVKEKVAKPDLVHQEAVDKEESYESSGEHESLTMESLKPEEGKKETSPESSLIQDEIAIKLSVEIPCPPAVSEGDLATDERAEVQMESIQLPKEESKETPDISITPSDVTEPVPEAVVSKPAEAPGEEEEIEARGEYDKLLFRSDTLQIADLGVPGVKEEFVETCPGEHKGVIESVVTIEDDFITVVQTTTDEGESGSHSVRFAALEQPEMERRPSPHDEEELEVEVAAEAQAEPRDGSPEAPASPEREEVALSEYKTETYDDYKDETTIDDSIMDADSLWVDTQDDDRSIMTEQLETIPKEEKAEKEARRPSLEKHRKEKPFKTGRGRISTPERKIAKKEPSTVSRDEVRRKKAVYKKAELAKKTEVQAHSPSRKFILKPAIKYTRPTHLSCVKRKTTAAGGESTQAPSVFKQAKDKVSDGVTRSPEKRSSLPRPSSILPPRRGVSGDRDENSFSLNSSISSARRTTRSEPIRRAGKSGTSTPTTPGSTAITPGTPPSYSSRTPGTPGTPSYPRTPHTPGTPKSAILVPSEKKVAIIRTPPKSPATPKQLRLINQPLPDLKNVKSKIGSTDNIKYQPKGGQVQIVTKKIDLSHVTSKCGSLKNIRHRPGGGRVKIESVKLDFKEKAQAKVGSLDNAHHVPGGGNVKIDSQKLNFREHAKARVDHGAEIITQSPSRSSVASPRRLSNVSSSGSINLLESPQLATLAEDVTAALAKQGL